Within the Melospiza georgiana isolate bMelGeo1 unplaced genomic scaffold, bMelGeo1.pri scaffold_51, whole genome shotgun sequence genome, the region CTTGAGCTggtggatgggcacagggagcagaacagcccccctataatccaggaggaagcagttggtgacctgctgaggcactcagatgctcacaggtgtctctgggagcagatgggatccatcccagggggatgagggagctgtggatgagctccccaagctgctctccatcatttaccatcagtgctggctcagcagagaGGGCCCAGGGGACTGGAGGTGCCAATGTGAGCCCATCGCCAaggagggctggaaggaggagctagaaaactccaggcctgtcagcctgacctgggtgcccagcaaggttatggaacagatcaccctgagtgccttcccagggcacccacaggatggctgaggggtcagagccagccagcgtggattACAATGTCTGCATGGAATggtctggatgaggggattgtgtccaacatcagcaaatctgcagatgacaccaagctgggtgtgagtgtggatgtgctggaggataggagggctctgcacagggccctgaACAGGCTGGATgcagggcccaaatccaacaaggtgaggtttaacaagaccaagtgctgggtcctgcactttggccacaacaacccctgcagtgctacaggctggggacagaggggctagacagcagccaggcagaaagggacctgcagggactgatagacagcaggctggagatgagccagcagtgtgcccaggtgggcaagaaggccaatggctcctggccgggctcaggaatggtgtggccagcaggagcagggcagtgattcttgccctgcactcagcactggtgaggccacaccttgaatgctgtgtccagttctgggccctcaaCTCAGGAAGGAtatggaggggctggagcatgtccagagaagggcaacaaggctggggaggggtctggagTACAAGTCctggagtggctgagggagctggggttgtttatcctggagaagaggagactcaGAGAGACAAGGCAAtatcagggcacaggttgggcttgatgatctccatggcctgttccacccttgctgattctgggattctctgaaaccacccttggagcagttgcaggagaAGCCttgggcctcctcttcagaagctccagcagcccaggtccctcagcttctcctgccagccccaaagcccatcctgtcagtcctgcagagcctctgcagctcctcctcactgcccagaacagggagccccagagccagacacagcagcccagatgtgtccccctggcctggggtgcctctggcaagggagcagcaccaggcactgcaggagcctgcagacaatccctgcagcacttgtaggatgatcctgctgcccaagggacatTCCCATGgggccaagtcaggaactgcaatggggagtggggccagagaggaaaggtcAAAtagggatgggctgtttgctggggagggaacagggatgggCAATAGGAAAAAATCTGGATcaggaaagaggagagaaagcaaaggtgaagcaaaggaaatgctgagggCAGTCTGGGGGTGggtgccaggcagccctggctctgagcaacagcatctgcagtgggacaggaaactcccagctggtgggaacaaactttctggctgacgtcagaggccaggacaaagctgagtggtttccctgctgtcccccagcccttgctggccccaggagctgatggcatttgtgctccctcaggttcatgtccccacaccaacagcatgggggtgcttcccctgctctgtgcaatgcaaacaggggctgctgagccagtgctgccgtgtctgtgcctgcaaggatggggcacctgtgtgagctgggggagaggccagggctgcacaggggGGATGTTATTGGAAGCTCCATGATGACactctgggacgctgccctgggctgtccagcgcactggggatggatcagcccctgctctgctgctccttcccgtctgccccagggcccttgcagagcctcagccatgctgtttgcccccagtctgcccacggccagcctggggctgctcacagggcttttctgtgctgagcattggcctgggtgtgttcttgagagagcctgggcaaggagcctggagcccccaggccctgggctgaggcgtcagcgctgccccagcagtgcccatggactgtccctgctgcagccccagcactgccacccccagggctgtgcccggcccgaagagcactcaggccctgcagcaacaccagggccaccagggcagcagggcagggccacggcaacagcactggcaacaccaagtgctgctgctgctgggcacagttgctgtgacagcactgatctgccccagctctgcacacagacattgctgctgcagctccagagaaggcaacaaaaaggaatgtctgcagaaaactttgTAGGAGATCTTTTAGTTCCTTTAAAGCCACCGAGAGCAAAGCCCCTCAATGACACAGTCTGGGGACACAGTGAAGTTTGAAGAAACAAAGTGAGAAATGGCAGAAATAGTGGCCTTGGTTTAGggagaatattaaaaaatgaaaacagagtaAAAACTAACCAATCCAACAAGAAGtatcaaaaattacttttatgaCAAGTGCTATGCAGAAATTGGCAACCAATTTAATGTTTCCTAAATTGTCCACTCATCAGtgtccacactgcagccttgagctcctggttcctcatgctgtagatgagggggttaaGTACTGGAGGaaccaccgagtacagaactgacagggccagatccagggatggggaagagatGGAGGAgggcttcaggtaggcaaaAAAGGCAGTGGTGACAAACAGggagaccacagccaggtgagggaggcaggtggaaaaagctttgtgccgtccctgctcagaggggatcctcagcacggccctgaagatctgcacataagagaaaacaatgaacacaaagcAGCCACATGATAAACTGACACTAACAGCAAGTAGCCCAAGTTCCCTGAGGTAAGAtagtgagcaggagagcttgaggatctggggaacttcacagaagaactggtcCAGGgtattgccatggcacaggggcagggaaaatgtattggctgtgtgcagcagagcattgagaaagccacaggcccaggcagctcctgccatgtgggcacaagctctgctgcacaTGAtggtcccgtagtgcaggggtttgcagatggacacgtagcggtcatagcacatgaCGGTCAGGAAGAAATactctgctgagatgaagaacaTTAtgaaaaagagctgagcagcacatccttcATAcgagatgtccctggtgtcccagagggaattgtgcatggctttgggcacagtggtgcagatggagcccaggtcgctgagggccaggttgagcaggaagaagaacatgggtgtgtgcaggtggtggctgcaggctacggcgctgatgatgaggctgttgcccaggagggcagccagggagatgcccagcaagaggcagaagtgcaggagctgcagctgccgggtgtctgccaatgccag harbors:
- the LOC131096525 gene encoding olfactory receptor 14A16-like, which codes for MSNSSSIRHFLLLALADTRQLQLLHFCLLLGISLAALLGNSLIISAVACSHHLHTPMFFFLLNLALSDLGSICTTVPKAMHNSLWDTRDISYEGCAAQLFFIMFFISAEYFFLTVMCYDRYVSICKPLHYGTIMCSRACAHMAGAAWACGFLNALLHTANTFSLPLCHGNTLDQFFCEVPQILKLSCSLSYLRELGLLAVSVSLSCGCFVFIVFSYVQIFRAVLRIPSEQGRHKAFSTCLPHLAVVSLFVTTAFFAYLKPSSISSPSLDLALSVLYSVVPPVLNPLIYSMRNQELKAAVWTLMSGQFRKH